In Panthera tigris isolate Pti1 chromosome A3 unlocalized genomic scaffold, P.tigris_Pti1_mat1.1 chrA3_random_Un_scaffold_121, whole genome shotgun sequence, one genomic interval encodes:
- the LOC122236212 gene encoding ral guanine nucleotide dissociation stimulator-like isoform X1, translated as MACFPAHLPRVTLENKMFCCCIPIFRICGLKKAQSEKPLCHCRHQLSPHLRSCWSFGRRRSQSFTQDIFEELVHGFNYGSALDKCQVQKDTKNQRCSEESTLSLDEACTMLKLKEGTMENFLQSLLQSPFQDRNISNITTIFCIYQVFPMAQLVLGQQFKSTLSPILSTWPDQKFQDTWQSLNFTSFKVKTAYVDMKLHDWNLKNHTALILVHQETLEPTEAESDVPAPGLLPVAEPEKGSTMELETAPVMFQPSPQASEPASPPSAVPELEQVLTSSSAYVPGPQLQSAQSSALLRILTPALKIETEPTPAPEPSCHGHVTPKNQLNEEKPSLMDFPPKLVAEQLTYIDAELFKKVLPHQCLGSIWSKRNKPGNEHLAPTVCATVTQFNSVVNCVITTCLGNPRMIAQDRAMVVEHWIKVAKACQIMRNYSSLHAILSALQSASIYSLKKTWEKVSRKSFQKFKKLCTEDNPQRRELFLKERPSKWATLMMSRQRAQKRLQKKGVVPFLGTFLTDMVMLDTAMEDYLKGDEINHKKKTKEYEVMKEIMLLQVAADNYTLEPKEQFRAWFQAVERLSEDESYILSCQLEPQS; from the exons ATGGCCTGCTTTCCAGctcacttgcccagagtcactcTAGAGAACAAAATGTTCTGTTGCTGTATCCCCATTTTCAGGATATGTGGGCTTAAGAAAGCCCAGAGTGAGAAACCTTTATGTCACTGTAGACATCAGCTCAGCCCTCATCTCCGAAGCTGTTGGTCATTTGGCAGGAGGCGCTCACAG AGCTTCACCCAAGATATCTTTGAGGAGCTGGTCCATGGCTTCAACTACGGCAGCGCCCTAGATAAGTGTCAGGTGCAGAAGGATACCAAGAATCAGCGCTGCTCTGAG GAATCAACCCTGTCCCTGGATGAGGCCTGTACAATGCTGAAGCTCAAGGAAGGcacaatggaaaattttttaCAGTCCCTGCTACAATCACCTTTCCAGGATAGAAACATCTCAAACATCACAACCATTTTCTGCATATACCAGGTGTTCCCCATGGCCCAATTAGTCCTGGGACAGCAGTTCAAAAG CACCCTCTCTCCCATCTTGAGTACATGGCCTGACCAGAAATTTCAGGATACCTGGCAGTCTCTGAATTTTACCAGTTTCAAAGTAAAGACAGCCTATGTGGATATGAAGCTGCATGACTGGAACCTGAAGAACCACACCGCCCTTATCCTGGTGCATCAGGAAACTCTGGAGCCCACTGAGGCAGAGTCAGatg TGCCAGCCCCAGGGCTCCTTCCAGTTGCAGAGCCAGAAAAGGGGTCTACTATGGAACTAGAGACAGCGCCAGTTATGTTTCAACCATCACCTCAAGCGTCAGAGCCAGCATCACCTCCATCAGCTGTTCCAGAACTGGAACAAGTGCTAACATCTTCTTCAGCATATGTGCCAGGTCCACAGCTACAATCAGCTCAATCATCAGCTTTACTTAGAATTTTAACTCCAGCTctaaaaatagagacagagccaACTCCAGCGCCAGAGCCTTCCTGCCACGGGCATGTGACCCCAAAGAACCAGCTGAATGAGGAGAAGCCCAGCCTCATGGACTTCCCTCCCAAGCTGGTGGCAGAGCAGCTAACGTACATAGATGCG GAGCTGTTCAAGAAGGTGCTGCCTCATCAGTGCCTGGGCTCCATCTGGTCCAAGCGGAATAAGCCTGGTAATGAGCACCTGGCACCCACAGTCTGTGCTACCGTCACCCAATTTAACAGTGTGGTCAACTGTGTCATCACCACCTGCCTTGGAAACCCAAGAATGATAGCCCAGGACAGGGCCATGGTGGTGGAGCACTGGATAAAGGTGGCCAAG gcctgTCAAATCATGCGGAACTACTCTTCACTGCATGCCATCCTCTCTGCTCTGCAGAGTGCCTCAATTTACTCTCTGAAGAAGACATGGGAGAAAGTTTCCAG gaagagctttcaaaaatttaaaaagctgtgcaCTGAAGATAACCCACAGAGAAGGGAACTGTTCCTGAAG GAGCGGCCATCTAAATGGGCCACCCTGATGATGAGCCgccagagagcccagaaaaggcTGCAGAAGAAG GGTGTTGTCCCCTTCCTTGGCACTTTCCTCACTGACATGGTGATGCTGGACACTGCAATGGAGGACTATCTGAAG GGCGATGagatcaaccataagaaaaaaactaag GAATACGAAGTAATGAAAGAGATCATGCTCCTCCAGGTGGCTGCAGATAACTACACTCTAGAACCGAAGGAGCAGTTTAGAGCCTGGTTCCAGGCTGTGGAGCGACTCAGTGAGGATGAGAG CTACATCCTGTCCTGCCAGCTGGAGCCCCAATCCTAA
- the LOC122236212 gene encoding ral guanine nucleotide dissociation stimulator-like isoform X2 has product MLKLKEGTMENFLQSLLQSPFQDRNISNITTIFCIYQVFPMAQLVLGQQFKSTLSPILSTWPDQKFQDTWQSLNFTSFKVKTAYVDMKLHDWNLKNHTALILVHQETLEPTEAESDVPAPGLLPVAEPEKGSTMELETAPVMFQPSPQASEPASPPSAVPELEQVLTSSSAYVPGPQLQSAQSSALLRILTPALKIETEPTPAPEPSCHGHVTPKNQLNEEKPSLMDFPPKLVAEQLTYIDAELFKKVLPHQCLGSIWSKRNKPGNEHLAPTVCATVTQFNSVVNCVITTCLGNPRMIAQDRAMVVEHWIKVAKACQIMRNYSSLHAILSALQSASIYSLKKTWEKVSRKSFQKFKKLCTEDNPQRRELFLKERPSKWATLMMSRQRAQKRLQKKGVVPFLGTFLTDMVMLDTAMEDYLKGDEINHKKKTKEYEVMKEIMLLQVAADNYTLEPKEQFRAWFQAVERLSEDESYILSCQLEPQS; this is encoded by the exons ATGCTGAAGCTCAAGGAAGGcacaatggaaaattttttaCAGTCCCTGCTACAATCACCTTTCCAGGATAGAAACATCTCAAACATCACAACCATTTTCTGCATATACCAGGTGTTCCCCATGGCCCAATTAGTCCTGGGACAGCAGTTCAAAAG CACCCTCTCTCCCATCTTGAGTACATGGCCTGACCAGAAATTTCAGGATACCTGGCAGTCTCTGAATTTTACCAGTTTCAAAGTAAAGACAGCCTATGTGGATATGAAGCTGCATGACTGGAACCTGAAGAACCACACCGCCCTTATCCTGGTGCATCAGGAAACTCTGGAGCCCACTGAGGCAGAGTCAGatg TGCCAGCCCCAGGGCTCCTTCCAGTTGCAGAGCCAGAAAAGGGGTCTACTATGGAACTAGAGACAGCGCCAGTTATGTTTCAACCATCACCTCAAGCGTCAGAGCCAGCATCACCTCCATCAGCTGTTCCAGAACTGGAACAAGTGCTAACATCTTCTTCAGCATATGTGCCAGGTCCACAGCTACAATCAGCTCAATCATCAGCTTTACTTAGAATTTTAACTCCAGCTctaaaaatagagacagagccaACTCCAGCGCCAGAGCCTTCCTGCCACGGGCATGTGACCCCAAAGAACCAGCTGAATGAGGAGAAGCCCAGCCTCATGGACTTCCCTCCCAAGCTGGTGGCAGAGCAGCTAACGTACATAGATGCG GAGCTGTTCAAGAAGGTGCTGCCTCATCAGTGCCTGGGCTCCATCTGGTCCAAGCGGAATAAGCCTGGTAATGAGCACCTGGCACCCACAGTCTGTGCTACCGTCACCCAATTTAACAGTGTGGTCAACTGTGTCATCACCACCTGCCTTGGAAACCCAAGAATGATAGCCCAGGACAGGGCCATGGTGGTGGAGCACTGGATAAAGGTGGCCAAG gcctgTCAAATCATGCGGAACTACTCTTCACTGCATGCCATCCTCTCTGCTCTGCAGAGTGCCTCAATTTACTCTCTGAAGAAGACATGGGAGAAAGTTTCCAG gaagagctttcaaaaatttaaaaagctgtgcaCTGAAGATAACCCACAGAGAAGGGAACTGTTCCTGAAG GAGCGGCCATCTAAATGGGCCACCCTGATGATGAGCCgccagagagcccagaaaaggcTGCAGAAGAAG GGTGTTGTCCCCTTCCTTGGCACTTTCCTCACTGACATGGTGATGCTGGACACTGCAATGGAGGACTATCTGAAG GGCGATGagatcaaccataagaaaaaaactaag GAATACGAAGTAATGAAAGAGATCATGCTCCTCCAGGTGGCTGCAGATAACTACACTCTAGAACCGAAGGAGCAGTTTAGAGCCTGGTTCCAGGCTGTGGAGCGACTCAGTGAGGATGAGAG CTACATCCTGTCCTGCCAGCTGGAGCCCCAATCCTAA